A window of Ignisphaera sp. contains these coding sequences:
- the cyaB gene encoding class IV adenylate cyclase, giving the protein MKEFEIKVPVDDLEYVEKNLRKLGAIFIGFYEEHDYYVDMRPCIDLMLVDSALRIRLSKDLVKGGITSELTFKGPKERHEFAKIRKEVTVTIDSGKKMLDIFKSLGFNVTAVVLKRRKIFRYNNYRIYLDDVESLGKFVEIEFVSENENVSGVEEVFTDLVNILDLPKIFISKSYLELLLEKNLQISTSKS; this is encoded by the coding sequence TTGAAAGAGTTCGAGATCAAGGTCCCTGTTGATGATTTGGAGTACGTTGAAAAGAACTTGAGGAAATTGGGCGCAATCTTTATTGGATTCTATGAGGAACACGACTACTATGTCGATATGAGGCCTTGTATAGACCTTATGCTAGTTGATAGTGCTTTGCGTATACGTTTGTCTAAAGATCTCGTTAAGGGAGGCATAACTTCTGAACTAACTTTTAAAGGACCTAAAGAAAGGCATGAATTTGCCAAAATTAGGAAGGAAGTAACAGTTACCATAGATAGCGGCAAAAAGATGTTGGATATATTTAAGTCTTTGGGATTTAATGTAACTGCAGTAGTTCTAAAGAGGAGAAAGATCTTTAGGTACAATAACTATAGAATATATCTAGATGACGTAGAATCTCTTGGAAAATTTGTGGAAATAGAATTTGTTTCTGAAAACGAGAATGTTTCTGGAGTTGAAGAAGTGTTTACTGATTTAGTCAATATTCTTGATCTACCTAAGATATTCATTTCTAAATCATATCTAGAGCTCTTACTCGAGAAAAATTTACAGATATCTACATCAAAATCATGA
- a CDS encoding HD domain-containing protein — MGNIHLRDLLKIAEDIKNEKIRRIVIDILTNPILSFSSVKPLISIEESPAAPRKHHMFTGGLIIHTYSVIKIALMLCSIFEEVYSISIDRDLVIASALLHDIYKYYQYTKDVKEGGYKAREDWYLSHDYAIVAELASRGADDELIRVVSEVHGIVPIKTYEGFIVHLADSIDARFGEYHQNNILMMLKYFENSSCKPYAVLDEMIKRFGVKIMARLYRDRDILSEIMVNICTQSSSNTM, encoded by the coding sequence ATGGGCAACATACATTTACGTGATCTACTCAAGATTGCTGAAGATATAAAGAACGAGAAAATCAGGAGAATTGTTATTGACATACTTACTAATCCTATACTAAGTTTCTCATCAGTAAAACCATTGATTAGCATCGAAGAATCTCCTGCAGCACCTAGAAAACACCATATGTTTACCGGAGGTCTAATTATACACACGTATAGTGTCATAAAGATTGCCTTGATGCTCTGCAGTATTTTTGAAGAAGTCTATAGCATAAGTATAGATAGAGATTTAGTTATAGCTTCAGCATTGCTCCACGACATATACAAATATTATCAGTACACTAAAGACGTGAAAGAAGGTGGCTATAAAGCAAGAGAAGATTGGTACTTGAGCCATGACTACGCAATTGTAGCTGAACTTGCCTCTAGAGGTGCTGACGATGAGTTGATAAGAGTTGTATCTGAAGTACATGGTATTGTACCTATAAAAACATATGAAGGATTTATAGTGCATTTGGCAGACTCTATAGATGCTAGATTTGGTGAATATCATCAAAACAATATTCTGATGATGCTCAAGTATTTCGAGAATAGTAGCTGTAAACCTTATGCTGTACTGGATGAGATGATCAAAAGGTTTGGTGTAAAAATTATGGCTAGACTATATAGAGATAGAGATATTCTCTCAGAAATTATGGTAAACATTTGTACGCAATCATCGTCAAACACCATGTAG
- the rtcA gene encoding RNA 3'-terminal phosphate cyclase yields MITIDGSIGEGGGQILRYSLALASVIGKPVRIINIRVKRKNPGLQPQHLTSVRAVSMMTDAEVEGAYRDSTELIFKPKSLKGGSYVFDVGTAGSVTLVLQSILPILPLLDSETHIEIRGGTDVPMSPPIDYVKYILLPLLKLFGCEIDVTLVRRGHYPKGGGIVKIISRPVRSLKPIDLIERGKIFRIGGRSHCVRLPSHVAERQAKAAEEFLENKGIDVPMNIELEHYEPNKDPHLGPGSGIVLYAVFEKSVLGSDSLGAKGKPAEAVGKEAAEKLYEEIRSNATVDKHAGDMILPLAVLAKGTTRYIVSRLTSHILTAIDIIKLVLDINVSVRPYGNNYLLEIPGIQI; encoded by the coding sequence ATGATAACTATTGACGGTAGTATAGGCGAAGGTGGGGGACAGATACTTAGATATTCACTAGCTCTTGCATCAGTAATAGGAAAACCTGTAAGGATTATAAACATTAGAGTCAAGAGGAAAAATCCCGGTCTTCAGCCACAACATCTAACTAGTGTAAGGGCCGTATCTATGATGACTGACGCTGAAGTAGAGGGAGCATATAGAGACTCTACGGAGCTTATATTTAAGCCAAAATCGCTTAAAGGAGGAAGCTATGTATTTGACGTAGGTACTGCAGGTAGTGTTACACTTGTTCTTCAATCAATTTTACCCATTCTTCCATTACTTGACTCAGAGACCCATATAGAGATTAGAGGAGGAACAGACGTACCTATGAGTCCACCGATAGATTATGTAAAGTACATCTTGTTACCTCTACTCAAGCTATTCGGATGCGAAATAGATGTAACTTTAGTTAGGAGAGGCCACTATCCTAAAGGAGGTGGTATAGTTAAGATAATTTCTAGGCCTGTGCGTTCTTTAAAACCTATAGACTTAATTGAAAGAGGAAAAATTTTTAGAATAGGTGGTAGATCTCATTGTGTGAGATTACCTAGTCATGTAGCTGAAAGACAGGCAAAAGCTGCTGAAGAATTTCTCGAGAATAAGGGTATAGATGTTCCCATGAACATAGAGTTAGAACATTATGAGCCTAATAAAGATCCTCATTTAGGTCCTGGAAGCGGTATTGTTCTCTATGCCGTATTTGAAAAGAGTGTTCTAGGTAGTGATTCTCTTGGTGCTAAAGGAAAACCTGCTGAAGCTGTTGGAAAAGAAGCTGCTGAGAAACTATATGAAGAAATTAGAAGTAATGCAACTGTTGATAAACATGCAGGAGATATGATTTTACCTCTAGCCGTATTAGCTAAAGGTACTACACGATATATAGTATCCAGACTGACATCACATATTTTGACAGCGATTGACATTATAAAGCTCGTGCTGGACATTAATGTATCTGTGAGGCCCTACGGAAATAACTATCTACTGGAGATCCCAGGAATCCAGATATAG
- a CDS encoding signal peptidase I, with product MNRVGLSIKRFFSNSSIYVPYVLLAILIVLVVSTFLSRFGYQSLFGVSVVISDSMEPALRRGDIVIYFRESFTLGDIVIYCLTPNHCIAHRVVDFMVLDTVNGDRLLIITKGDNVDSLDPPIEIEKIIGKVVFVMAREIWIPLLAVAVAYLVRDILKTLVLGYSYAILFIVIFATVLSVYSTIPRPINAEPVKPSLVRLAGVYFQLDSCTLSIRYINAIPMILTEVEVNSTKVDIVDFNPREIVVKPGEDLLRKAFEYREPLVIKIEALLNRVGRLSGEYPILIGGLDPQISFVNGILIARNLNCFPITINISIRYLDNNSWLWINRSYVIDGFSQIVIEPPKYAEIAYVYVYWLNQGEVKWLGLPMKIR from the coding sequence ATGAATAGAGTAGGTTTGAGCATAAAACGTTTTTTCTCAAACTCTTCCATCTATGTACCATACGTATTACTAGCTATACTCATAGTTCTAGTTGTATCTACGTTTCTCTCTAGATTTGGTTACCAAAGCCTGTTCGGTGTTTCTGTAGTTATTTCTGATAGTATGGAGCCTGCTCTTAGACGTGGAGATATTGTTATCTATTTTAGAGAATCATTCACTCTCGGAGATATTGTTATCTATTGTTTGACACCAAACCATTGTATTGCTCATAGAGTTGTAGACTTTATGGTGCTTGATACAGTTAATGGAGATAGATTGTTGATCATAACTAAAGGGGATAACGTTGATTCTCTAGATCCGCCTATAGAGATCGAGAAGATTATAGGAAAGGTTGTGTTTGTGATGGCTAGAGAGATCTGGATCCCTCTACTTGCAGTTGCTGTAGCTTATCTTGTTCGCGATATCTTGAAGACACTTGTACTAGGCTACTCGTATGCGATACTCTTTATTGTTATCTTTGCTACTGTTCTATCTGTATACTCAACTATACCTAGACCAATCAATGCTGAACCAGTTAAACCTTCGCTAGTCAGGTTAGCAGGTGTTTATTTTCAGTTAGATAGCTGTACACTAAGCATTAGATACATCAATGCTATACCAATGATTCTTACAGAAGTAGAGGTTAACTCTACTAAAGTAGATATTGTTGATTTTAATCCTAGAGAAATAGTTGTTAAACCTGGTGAAGATTTGCTTAGGAAAGCTTTTGAGTATAGAGAGCCTCTGGTAATCAAGATTGAGGCGTTACTCAATAGAGTTGGAAGACTTAGTGGAGAATATCCAATCTTGATAGGGGGTCTAGATCCTCAGATAAGTTTTGTAAATGGGATCCTAATTGCGAGAAACCTTAACTGTTTTCCGATAACCATTAATATATCCATTAGGTATCTAGATAACAATAGTTGGTTATGGATTAACAGAAGCTATGTTATTGATGGATTTTCTCAAATCGTTATTGAGCCTCCCAAATATGCTGAAATAGCTTATGTCTATGTTTACTGGTTAAATCAAGGTGAAGTGAAATGGCTTGGTCTACCAATGAAGATAAGATAA
- a CDS encoding FKBP-type peptidyl-prolyl cis-trans isomerase, with amino-acid sequence MPIPKNSFVLIDYIIRIKDTNELIDTTLEEVAKKEGKHEPDKIYEPLLIIVGENRIIQGLEEHVENVAEADNEYELEIPPEKAYGIRDPSKVKIMNINVMLKRNIVPEVGKTVEIDGQIGIVKAITGGRVMVDFNHPLASKTLLCKYKVVKIIQDEAEKVRWLLHRRYKRIPLDRFDIKIEPEKMTIYIELPREIYLDRELQLVKALIAEEVYKYMSNYSTVVYIEKYTKAG; translated from the coding sequence ATGCCTATACCCAAAAATAGCTTCGTATTAATAGACTATATCATTAGGATAAAAGATACAAACGAATTGATAGATACAACTTTAGAGGAGGTAGCTAAAAAAGAAGGAAAACACGAGCCCGATAAAATCTATGAACCATTATTAATTATTGTTGGCGAAAACAGAATCATACAGGGTCTTGAAGAACATGTAGAGAATGTAGCTGAAGCAGACAATGAATATGAACTAGAGATTCCCCCCGAAAAAGCTTATGGAATTAGGGATCCATCGAAGGTCAAGATAATGAATATAAATGTCATGCTCAAAAGGAATATTGTTCCAGAAGTCGGAAAAACAGTTGAAATAGACGGCCAAATCGGTATAGTAAAAGCAATAACCGGGGGTAGAGTCATGGTGGACTTTAATCATCCACTTGCAAGTAAAACTCTTCTATGCAAATACAAGGTGGTTAAAATCATTCAAGATGAAGCTGAAAAAGTTCGATGGCTATTACATAGAAGGTATAAGCGTATACCATTAGATAGATTCGATATAAAGATAGAGCCAGAGAAAATGACCATATATATCGAGCTTCCAAGAGAGATATATCTTGATAGAGAGCTACAGCTTGTTAAAGCATTGATAGCCGAAGAAGTATATAAATACATGAGCAATTATAGTACTGTAGTCTATATAGAGAAATACACAAAAGCTGGATAG
- a CDS encoding nicotinamide-nucleotide adenylyltransferase, with the protein MVVRGLYPGRFQPPHWGHIEVAKWALNRVDELIIVVGSAQESHTLANPFTAGERILMIREGLRYVGIDMDRIFIIPIADIYMNSVWVEYVVMFVPPFKYAVARNPLVVRLFKEAGYEVLVPPPYNRELYSSTRIRRLMLQNSDEWKKLVPPSVAYVIESINGVERLKEISGRD; encoded by the coding sequence ATGGTTGTTAGAGGTCTCTATCCCGGTAGATTTCAGCCTCCTCATTGGGGACATATAGAGGTTGCTAAATGGGCACTAAACAGAGTTGACGAGCTGATAATAGTTGTAGGTTCTGCTCAAGAGAGTCATACGTTAGCTAATCCATTTACTGCGGGAGAAAGGATCCTTATGATACGTGAAGGATTAAGATATGTGGGTATCGATATGGATAGAATATTTATTATACCTATAGCAGATATATATATGAATTCTGTATGGGTTGAATATGTGGTTATGTTTGTTCCTCCATTCAAATATGCTGTAGCTAGAAATCCACTTGTTGTAAGGCTTTTCAAGGAGGCTGGATATGAGGTACTGGTACCCCCTCCATACAATAGAGAATTGTATAGCTCTACAAGAATAAGGAGGTTGATGCTACAGAATAGCGATGAATGGAAAAAGCTTGTACCACCCTCAGTAGCATACGTAATAGAGTCTATAAATGGTGTTGAAAGATTAAAAGAAATTTCAGGTAGAGATTAA
- a CDS encoding DNA double-strand break repair nuclease NurA — MYPKDYPITSDDIESGEENLELLTVITSIVKRAGEDIVKRYVEPLIVFRDKLRNQLDIMRVGEPCEDFVSILAVDSTWSRPSIDLIIGRMAIIIAGYVVATPMGIGPYGISSVALRRSYGDDEARFDIDVELEAKIMEFSTALKKIGRDIDMVILDGSLYFSTIPEFFSPIEVVDTARARTLTSGTKLASIASAILIKFLRKARELGIPVVGVVKRVSSRFLLPRIAKLGLTDIEDILRKTNDKFLMSYTLEPREYLVLDSYLNTLKEYLSYLYRSSPRYVAKKVEKILEKLDECSKSNEELVTELCNYMDNTSVVFYRQANDALYPQAIRLDVYPKNLLDKVLNHIVYNTSHNSVPIPLDYIDRYVRIEASIIKKMYSLLRSYVDDSKASIAFGLTNPQKYYLFESSS; from the coding sequence ATGTATCCTAAAGATTACCCAATCACATCTGACGATATTGAATCAGGTGAAGAGAATCTAGAGCTCTTAACAGTAATAACCAGTATAGTCAAGAGAGCTGGAGAAGATATTGTTAAGCGTTATGTAGAGCCGCTCATAGTGTTTCGAGATAAGCTAAGAAACCAGCTCGATATAATGAGGGTTGGAGAACCATGTGAAGATTTTGTATCGATACTAGCTGTCGATAGCACATGGTCTAGACCTTCTATAGATCTAATCATAGGGAGAATGGCTATAATTATAGCCGGTTACGTAGTAGCAACACCCATGGGTATAGGTCCTTACGGAATTTCATCAGTTGCTTTAAGGAGAAGCTATGGAGATGATGAAGCTAGATTCGATATAGATGTAGAGCTAGAGGCAAAGATTATGGAATTCAGTACAGCTCTCAAGAAAATTGGAAGAGATATCGATATGGTTATACTCGATGGCTCTCTATACTTTTCAACAATACCAGAGTTCTTTAGCCCTATAGAAGTAGTTGATACAGCTAGAGCTAGAACCCTAACCTCGGGAACTAAGCTAGCTTCTATAGCTTCAGCTATTCTCATAAAGTTTCTAAGAAAAGCAAGAGAATTAGGTATACCTGTTGTAGGTGTTGTGAAAAGAGTTTCAAGTAGATTTCTTCTACCCCGTATCGCAAAGCTCGGGCTAACAGATATCGAAGATATTCTCAGAAAAACAAACGACAAATTCTTAATGAGCTATACACTAGAGCCTAGAGAGTATCTAGTTCTAGATAGTTACCTCAATACTCTTAAAGAATATCTATCCTACCTATATAGATCCTCTCCTAGATACGTGGCTAAGAAGGTAGAGAAGATACTAGAAAAACTAGATGAATGTAGCAAAAGCAATGAAGAACTTGTTACCGAGCTCTGCAACTATATGGATAATACATCTGTAGTATTTTATCGCCAAGCTAATGATGCACTATATCCACAAGCTATTAGACTTGATGTATACCCCAAGAATTTGCTTGATAAAGTATTGAATCATATTGTCTATAACACATCCCATAACTCTGTACCCATACCGCTAGACTATATAGATAGATATGTAAGAATAGAGGCATCGATAATTAAAAAAATGTATAGTTTATTGAGATCGTATGTAGATGATAGTAAGGCTTCTATTGCTTTCGGATTGACTAACCCTCAGAAATACTACCTATTTGAGTCATCTAGTTAG
- a CDS encoding indolepyruvate oxidoreductase subunit beta has product MKIDIVLSGVGGQGIITMGVVLGNACTKLGVNIKTTETHGMAQRGGSVEVFVRIGDIEAPLIPLASADYVVVLEMIEALRAIRYLKKCGWMILSDLYLPPPGIENIPTKKQVIDVLSKSPINILTIDMQDIVKEIGDTRTINMIMLGALLAFQEISSIIPIEIVEDVVEHILGKTNRFALTAGYRQALEKLDRKNYVSNCISL; this is encoded by the coding sequence ATGAAGATAGATATCGTATTATCTGGAGTAGGTGGACAAGGAATAATAACTATGGGTGTCGTTCTAGGTAATGCATGTACTAAGCTAGGTGTAAACATTAAGACTACTGAAACCCACGGAATGGCACAGAGAGGAGGATCGGTAGAGGTTTTTGTTAGGATAGGTGATATAGAGGCTCCACTCATACCTCTAGCATCAGCAGATTACGTTGTTGTTCTCGAAATGATTGAGGCTCTTAGAGCTATTCGTTATCTCAAGAAATGTGGCTGGATGATCTTAAGCGATCTATATCTACCTCCACCAGGTATAGAGAATATACCTACAAAAAAACAGGTAATAGATGTTCTCTCTAAATCACCAATAAATATCTTAACTATAGATATGCAAGATATAGTTAAGGAGATAGGTGATACAAGAACAATTAACATGATCATGCTTGGAGCACTTTTAGCTTTTCAAGAGATATCAAGCATAATACCAATAGAGATTGTTGAAGATGTTGTTGAGCATATCTTGGGTAAAACAAATAGATTTGCCTTAACTGCAGGATATAGACAAGCTCTAGAGAAACTCGATAGAAAAAATTATGTAAGCAACTGTATATCTCTGTAG
- a CDS encoding metallophosphoesterase yields the protein MLIGIMSDSHDNIVAIEKALTIFRKEDVDVLIHLGDIISPFAFAKILEFPTKILTILGNNDGDIIQLKEMAIKGGAILKQFMFATSIGNKQILLVHGYGSKEHTKNIIYSLASTGHYDIVLYGHTHEVDVLSKDSVLVLNPGEVCGYITGRQSVAIIDIDTMKFNIIDL from the coding sequence ATGCTCATAGGTATTATGAGCGATAGTCATGACAACATTGTAGCAATAGAGAAGGCTCTCACTATCTTCAGGAAAGAAGATGTAGATGTACTAATACATCTTGGAGACATAATATCTCCTTTCGCATTTGCTAAGATCCTAGAGTTTCCCACAAAAATATTGACTATCTTAGGAAATAACGATGGTGATATTATTCAGTTAAAGGAGATGGCAATAAAAGGTGGAGCTATACTTAAACAATTCATGTTTGCTACATCTATAGGAAATAAACAGATACTTCTCGTTCATGGATATGGATCAAAAGAACACACAAAGAACATCATTTACTCACTAGCTTCAACAGGTCATTACGATATAGTTCTATATGGTCATACCCATGAAGTCGATGTGCTATCCAAAGACTCTGTACTAGTTCTAAATCCTGGAGAAGTATGCGGTTATATAACAGGACGACAATCAGTAGCAATAATAGACATAGATACTATGAAATTCAATATAATTGATTTATAG
- a CDS encoding ATP-binding protein, whose amino-acid sequence MEKCMNWWPKDFCRLIGTVVSGSRASLVPIRISRDSIDFVRDEMLGIIDDVTEAKRYLGIFKSSVKKDLALDASTLPSSFEPEKTHMYSAPMMMSYLEIIGEITCRGIEQNLSIPRPGSYVYAVIDGEALRSILKIENGLLVGVHKFSSMVIHLNPSSLRYHIAVLGATGTGKSRLVKGIIEEIIKVTNYSVIVFDHTGIDYVDKSRWSINYIEVVDVSKVILDPDVVAQILLEDLGISEYHGDYIYGSIVEYIRRVVEKQNKVTIQENSRGQNYISSHTSRYDLETLISIYKHLSREGRFTWSFSEYLESLYSYIRSMGGKEYTIEKIRLLLTTRVGKKFFETYLNNRTIDVEEIVSRLFSSRKKVVIVDLSSEMEYIAKKNIVYQFMKYIWDRIVSDKLHRDNEIIAVIDEAHNYCCTYGCEPAKGMIARVAREGRKWGFGLILSSQRVIDLAPEIRGNINTVFFSRLQSSGDYAELKNWLENVQYIEYTLPTLASREFFFTGLGNPLRRPILVRVKDVS is encoded by the coding sequence GTGGAAAAATGTATGAATTGGTGGCCCAAGGATTTCTGCAGATTAATCGGTACCGTTGTATCAGGCTCTAGAGCCTCGCTAGTTCCAATAAGGATATCTAGAGACTCTATAGATTTTGTTCGCGATGAAATGCTAGGAATAATTGATGATGTTACTGAAGCTAAGAGGTATCTAGGGATCTTCAAGAGTTCAGTAAAGAAAGATCTAGCTCTCGATGCTTCAACTCTACCATCATCTTTTGAACCAGAGAAGACCCACATGTATTCTGCGCCAATGATGATGAGCTATCTAGAGATAATAGGGGAGATCACGTGTAGGGGTATTGAGCAAAATCTATCTATACCTCGCCCAGGTAGCTATGTTTACGCAGTTATTGATGGTGAAGCACTTCGTAGCATACTCAAGATCGAAAATGGTCTACTAGTAGGAGTACACAAGTTTTCATCTATGGTAATACACCTCAACCCTAGTTCTTTAAGATATCATATAGCTGTTTTAGGAGCTACGGGTACAGGTAAATCGAGACTTGTTAAAGGAATTATCGAAGAGATCATTAAGGTAACCAACTACAGTGTTATTGTATTCGATCATACAGGTATCGACTATGTAGATAAATCGAGATGGAGCATCAACTATATAGAGGTTGTAGATGTATCTAAAGTGATACTGGATCCAGATGTTGTAGCACAAATACTACTTGAGGATTTAGGGATATCTGAGTATCATGGAGATTATATCTATGGTTCTATTGTCGAGTACATAAGGAGAGTAGTGGAGAAGCAAAATAAGGTGACTATTCAAGAGAATAGCAGAGGACAGAACTACATATCCTCACATACCTCTAGATACGATTTAGAGACATTGATATCAATATACAAACATTTATCAAGAGAAGGTCGATTCACATGGAGTTTTAGCGAGTATCTAGAGAGCCTGTATAGTTATATAAGGTCTATGGGGGGCAAGGAATACACAATAGAGAAAATAAGATTGCTGCTTACTACTAGAGTTGGTAAGAAGTTCTTCGAGACATATCTAAATAATAGGACTATTGATGTAGAAGAAATTGTATCTAGACTTTTCTCATCTAGGAAAAAAGTAGTTATAGTTGATCTATCTTCAGAGATGGAGTATATAGCGAAAAAGAATATTGTGTATCAGTTTATGAAATACATATGGGATAGAATTGTTAGTGACAAGCTCCATAGAGATAACGAGATAATTGCTGTAATAGATGAAGCCCACAATTACTGTTGTACCTATGGATGTGAACCAGCTAAAGGGATGATAGCTAGAGTGGCTAGAGAAGGAAGAAAATGGGGATTTGGTCTCATACTTTCTTCACAAAGAGTTATAGACTTGGCTCCAGAGATACGTGGAAACATAAATACAGTATTCTTCTCAAGACTACAATCATCTGGAGATTATGCAGAACTCAAGAACTGGTTAGAAAATGTACAGTACATCGAATACACACTTCCTACGCTAGCAAGTAGAGAATTCTTTTTCACAGGTCTCGGAAATCCGTTAAGAAGACCCATACTTGTAAGGGTTAAAGATGTATCCTAA
- a CDS encoding phenylacetate--CoA ligase yields the protein MPDSWIWNPSAECMNRSDLVELQLKRLKMQVHRLFSTAGYYRRKMKELGVSPDDIKSLDDLKKLPFTTKDDLRELQPFDHMVVPLEEVVEVHGTSGTTGEPVFMYYTARDIENWSEIMARSLASAGLTKKDILQITPSFSLFTGGFGFFYGARKIGAFIVPTGPGFSRRQIYVMMKLGTTMIAGVANYALRLAEVAYEMGIDPAKDTKVRKGVFGAEMWSDSLRKKIEKIWDMETFDIYGMAELYGPGTAIDCQYHLGLHVWEDHYLVEVIDPKTGEPLEPEEKGELVVTTLTKDAVPLIRYRTRDITRILDTKSCSCGRTHIKIDRIQGRTDDMFIINGVNIWPSAIEAVLFKYPFIGNEYQIIVKKSNGGDKLLIKVESIRNLTEQEKEVLGKKLQYEIKETVLVTPDIEIVDPNTLPRSEGKAKRLYIIEES from the coding sequence ATGCCTGACAGCTGGATCTGGAATCCTTCAGCAGAATGTATGAATAGAAGTGATTTAGTTGAGCTTCAGCTAAAGAGATTAAAGATGCAGGTTCATCGTCTATTCAGTACAGCTGGATACTATCGTAGAAAGATGAAGGAGTTGGGTGTTTCTCCAGATGATATAAAATCTCTCGACGATTTAAAGAAACTACCATTTACAACAAAAGACGATCTAAGAGAGCTACAACCTTTTGACCACATGGTTGTACCTCTAGAAGAGGTTGTAGAAGTTCATGGAACTTCTGGAACAACTGGTGAACCAGTATTTATGTATTATACAGCTCGCGATATAGAGAACTGGAGTGAAATAATGGCTAGGTCTCTAGCTTCAGCAGGTTTAACCAAAAAAGATATACTACAGATAACACCAAGCTTTAGCCTCTTCACAGGAGGTTTTGGATTCTTCTACGGAGCTAGAAAGATAGGTGCATTCATAGTTCCAACAGGTCCCGGATTTTCACGCAGACAAATATATGTTATGATGAAGCTCGGAACAACAATGATCGCAGGTGTAGCTAATTATGCTCTTAGGCTTGCTGAAGTTGCATATGAAATGGGTATAGATCCTGCAAAAGACACAAAAGTAAGAAAAGGTGTTTTTGGTGCAGAAATGTGGAGTGATAGTCTTAGGAAAAAGATAGAGAAGATATGGGATATGGAGACATTCGATATATATGGTATGGCTGAGCTCTATGGACCTGGTACAGCCATTGATTGTCAATATCATTTAGGTCTTCATGTGTGGGAGGATCATTACTTGGTTGAGGTTATTGATCCTAAAACGGGTGAGCCTTTAGAACCGGAAGAAAAAGGAGAACTAGTGGTAACAACATTAACTAAAGATGCAGTACCATTGATAAGGTATAGAACAAGAGATATAACAAGAATACTAGACACAAAATCATGCAGCTGCGGAAGAACACACATAAAAATAGATAGAATACAGGGAAGAACAGACGACATGTTCATAATAAACGGAGTAAACATATGGCCATCAGCAATAGAGGCTGTGCTATTTAAGTATCCCTTCATAGGTAATGAATATCAGATAATTGTTAAGAAGTCTAATGGCGGCGATAAATTGTTGATAAAGGTTGAGTCTATTAGAAATCTTACAGAGCAAGAAAAAGAGGTGTTAGGTAAAAAGCTTCAGTACGAAATTAAGGAAACAGTACTAGTTACACCAGATATTGAGATTGTAGATCCAAACACCTTACCCAGAAGTGAGGGTAAGGCTAAAAGACTCTACATAATTGAAGAAAGCTAG
- a CDS encoding LSm family protein, with the protein MTPGDTAHKILAESLGQTVLIKLRGGKTIRGRLKSYDLHLNIVLDDAEEEVEEGSWRRLGTVLIRGENVVVISPI; encoded by the coding sequence ATCACACCAGGCGATACAGCACACAAAATATTAGCTGAATCATTGGGACAAACTGTACTGATAAAGTTGCGTGGAGGAAAAACGATTCGAGGAAGGCTCAAGAGCTACGATCTTCATCTAAATATAGTACTTGATGATGCTGAAGAAGAGGTGGAAGAAGGGAGCTGGAGACGTCTCGGAACAGTTCTTATAAGAGGCGAAAATGTAGTTGTGATATCACCGATATAG
- a CDS encoding 50S ribosomal protein L37e, with amino-acid sequence MKGTPSMGKRSKNVTHIKCRRCGRNAYNVAKGYCAACGFGRSSRMRRYSWQNKKYNRVRVR; translated from the coding sequence ATGAAAGGAACACCATCGATGGGTAAAAGGAGTAAGAACGTAACACATATTAAGTGTAGGAGATGTGGTAGAAATGCGTATAATGTAGCCAAAGGTTATTGTGCTGCATGTGGATTCGGTAGATCAAGTCGTATGAGGAGATATAGTTGGCAAAATAAGAAGTATAATAGAGTGCGTGTAAGATAG